The genomic window CCGTATAAAGGGCTTTGGCGAACTGCCATGCGTAAACACTTGAGATTCCTAAGTAACGAACTTTACCTGATTTGACTACATCATGCAGTGCCTCTAGGGTTTCCTCAATTGGTGTTTCGTAGTCCCAGCGATGAATTTGGTACAAATCGACGTAATCTGTCTGTAGACGCTGTAATGAGGCATCAATGCTATCAAAAATATGTTTGCGAGACAGCCCTTGATCATTGGGGCCATCACCGATTTTATTGAAGACTTTGGTAGCAATGACAACTTGATCTCTTTTGGCAAAATCCTTAAGCGCCCGTCCCAAGATTTCTTCGCTGGCACCTAAAGAGTAAACATCGGCGGTGTCAAAGAAGTTAATCCCCAATTCCAAAGCTAGTTTAATAAACGGGCGACTCTCTTCTTCTTCTAGTACCCATTCTCGCCATTTCCGAGAACCGTAGGTCATAGTACCCAGAGTAAGGCGTGATACTTTCAGTCCACTTTTTCCCAGATTTACGTATGTCGTCATACTGTTTGCTCTACTTTTTGATAACGTTGTGATAGTTCTAAAGCAAGTTGAGAAGCTTGATGTGCTTCATCGATGTGTCCTAGCTGGCTGTAAGTATTAGCTAATTCCCGCTGAATCACTGGAATATTGCCACGGGCAGCATTGCGCTTTTCCAGGACATTCAAGGCTTTGTGATACTGCCGATCGCGAATCAGTGCATCAAGATAAATTTGCTCAAATAAATCTCGTTGAGCATGAGATCCACCTGTGGAGTATAAATCGGGTAACACTGGCTCTAGTTGAGCGATCGCCTTTTCCCAATCCCCACGAGCATGAGCAATCATCCCCCTAGCAGCTGGTACTCCTACCTCTAGCCAAGTACGCCGCACGTAGGGTAAGACTTTCTCTCCATGAGTTTGCATACTCTCTAACATCTGTACCGCCCAGTCATCTTTACCACCCCGCACGAGTGCATAGATATATTGCAAATCCAGGAAGGCGAGGACGTGTTCGTGTAGCCGTGGTTGCAGGTAAGCAGCAAGTTCCTGCCAGCGCGAACCGACATCTACACCGCGTAACTCTAGCCGCAACAATAATGCGATCGCATTAATCTGCTCGCGTCTATTGTCTTTTTCAGCACGTCCCCAAATGTTTCGGTCATAAATTTCTACTACCTTGGCAAAATTCTCTGCATCCAGGTAGTAAAGGGATGTGTGCCACCAAAGATGTCCGTAAAACACTGGGTTACCATATTCCCAGGTATCGCTGAGACTTTCCATTAAGGCGATCCCTTCATCTAAGCGCCCTTGAGTTTCTAACACATGAGCAAGGGCGTGGTGTGCCCAACGGTTATCTCGTTTCAGGGCGATCGCTTGCCTGGCATATGTTTCTGCTTCTGCTAAACGATGACACTCTTCTAGCCCGAAGGCCAACATTCCGTAGATATACGGGTTGTGACGATTGGCGGCGAAAACTTTTTCGGCAATTCGCAACATCCCTTGACTGTTACCGGAATTTCTATAGTGGTATTGGGCAACATGCAACGAGGCTAAATCGCGGGGATAGCTATCAGCGATCGCTTCATGATGGGCGATCGCTTGGGCAATATCTCGGTTTGCCCATGCTTGAATTGCAGCAACATAAAGTTTTTCGCGATCGTTAGCGTGGGTAAGGTTTGCCTTTGCCGTATTTAGATAACATGTCGCCTGAGTTAAGGCAACAGAGCCACCAGCAAACAGATAAAAGGCGGCAGCTTGAGCATTGGCGATCGCACAAACCGGATCAGCCTCAACTGCTTTGAGAATAACCTGGGCATCGTTACCAACACACAGTAATTGATCAACAAAGCTATCGATGGCATTTACCGCTGCTGATGAGTCGGTAGTAATTTCGAGTTCAAATGCATCTTTTACCATTGGTTTCCCAGAGCATTGCACTGCTACAAGCATAACTTTGCAAAAGCTAGGCTATAAACTACTGTATCTCAATCGTGTTATCGGAGTTAATAATGATTTGATTAGGACTTACGCACACTCTACGATTCTTCTCTTCGAGACGCTGCGCGAAGGCGTCCTTGGCGTCTTCTCTGCGAGACGCTGCGCGTTGGCGTCAGCCTCTCGTAGAGATGGCGGTTCGATAAATTAAGCTTTTTGGCGATTTTTGCGTAAGTCCTATTGATTAAGAATTTCGTACAAATGCTCATGTGATGGCGATCGCTTTTCTCAAAATTAAGCAGTTTAGGAGTTGCGATCGCCTCTGAAAACGCCAAGACACACAACTACTTTTGTTGGTGTTAGTTTTTTCCAGAGGACAAGCAGCAATAATTTCTTTGGCTACTTTCTGAGCTAGTTCTATGTCCGGCGATGTTTCTACTGCGGATACACTATTGTCTACGTTAGGTGCTTGTGGTGTGTAGATAAAGAGAGCGATCGCTAAAACTATGCCTAAGAGAACAAAGTACGTAGGCGCAGCCCGCCATAGGCATCGCGAGTAAAATTTCTGAAGATTAGGCATGATATAACAACTAACAAAATGCCAATTACCAAAGTTGGTATATAGTGCTTTACTAAACAGCGAAAGTTTTAAATGGTAATTTTTGTACCATCGTAGACATCGCTTCCAGACAAGATCCAATCAAAGCGGATTTAGCCTTTACTTGACTGTGGAAGTAAGCCCAACTCTGCGTAAATTGGATGCACTATCTTTCTGATTTCGGGTAGTTGTCTACTAAAGAAATATGCTCCTAAAATGCAACAAATCCCGCCAAATAATAAAGCATTGGTAACACCCAGATGACCTGCCAATGTCCCAAAAAATAAATTACCAAAAGGTAAAATTCCTAAAAAACCAGTTGTAAATAGACTAGTTACTCTACCCCTTTTATTTTCATCAAGAAGAATTGATTGCATAA from Nostoc sp. UHCC 0926 includes these protein-coding regions:
- a CDS encoding aldo/keto reductase — encoded protein: MTTYVNLGKSGLKVSRLTLGTMTYGSRKWREWVLEEEESRPFIKLALELGINFFDTADVYSLGASEEILGRALKDFAKRDQVVIATKVFNKIGDGPNDQGLSRKHIFDSIDASLQRLQTDYVDLYQIHRWDYETPIEETLEALHDVVKSGKVRYLGISSVYAWQFAKALYTADKHGWTRFISIQNHYNLVYREEEREVIPLSLDQGIGIIPWSPLARGFLAGNRSKQSYGETVRAKTDEFAHNLYYQDSDFQIVDRVVELAQKRGVKPTQIALAWLLHQPGVTAPIVGASKIEHLKEAVEAVDLKLSDEERKFLEEPYTPHPILGHQYPTASASRP
- a CDS encoding tetratricopeptide repeat protein → MVKDAFELEITTDSSAAVNAIDSFVDQLLCVGNDAQVILKAVEADPVCAIANAQAAAFYLFAGGSVALTQATCYLNTAKANLTHANDREKLYVAAIQAWANRDIAQAIAHHEAIADSYPRDLASLHVAQYHYRNSGNSQGMLRIAEKVFAANRHNPYIYGMLAFGLEECHRLAEAETYARQAIALKRDNRWAHHALAHVLETQGRLDEGIALMESLSDTWEYGNPVFYGHLWWHTSLYYLDAENFAKVVEIYDRNIWGRAEKDNRREQINAIALLLRLELRGVDVGSRWQELAAYLQPRLHEHVLAFLDLQYIYALVRGGKDDWAVQMLESMQTHGEKVLPYVRRTWLEVGVPAARGMIAHARGDWEKAIAQLEPVLPDLYSTGGSHAQRDLFEQIYLDALIRDRQYHKALNVLEKRNAARGNIPVIQRELANTYSQLGHIDEAHQASQLALELSQRYQKVEQTV